GGGCTCTTTGTTGGCAGAGAGGATGGGGTCCCGGGTCCCTGAGCTCCATGTGAGGACTAAGATTAAGTAATGTGACGGGGGGATTTATACGTGATTGAGCTGACTGGGGGCCCATATCATTGAGTTGATGGGGCGCGCTTAATCTAGTGGAGAAGGAGGGGCTGCTGTGTGAGTTTTGTTGTGGGTGGGGGATGAGGTGTATCCAGCTGAATGGTCAGAATTTGGGGTGTGCTCATTTGCATAGAGAGGAGGCTGGGGGTGCAAGGGGGTCTGAGGTAGGGGGTAGCTCCcataggagagaggggaaaggggtttAAACCAGCAGTAACAGAAAGGGTCTAAAAGGCCTGAATGGTGAGGTGGGGGGAGCCGTGTGCAGGCAAACAGAGCTGGCGTCCCTGTGGTTCTGGAGGGAGATCAGTCTGGAGGAACAGCATTAAGATTCTGCTCTACACCCAGGAAAGGCGTCTTTTCTTCTGCTCCTTGCAAATGAGATGGGCTCCTCCTCATGTTGCCCCACAGGAATCAGATGTTTTGTTGGCCTTCCACtggctctgagaggagagagggggacaccCTCTTTCACTCCgaccaatctctctctttctttctttctttctttctttctttctttctttctttctttctttctttctttctttctttctttctttctttctttctttctttctttctttctctctctctctctctctctctctctctctctctctctctctctctctctctctctctctctctctctctctctctctctctctctctctctctctctctctctctctctctcttgtctctttccatctttctctctttctgaatGCTTCTCCTCTGACAGATATTGCCTAAGTGACCAGATCTGAGGCAACCACAGTGACTGTCTCAGAAATTCAGGGGGCGATACAATTACTGTCACCTTAATGATGAGACCACGTTATTAATCCTGCTAGATAGAAGCTTTTAAAACAACACATCCAGCCAGACTTACAGTTGGCCCACTCAGTTAACCTCTATCAACAGGGACCAATTGGAATTCAAGTCACTCTGTTGTTTTCTGTATTTACAGTCTTCCAGTCATACTGGTTCCCACTGGCTACACATTTCTTTTAACAGAGTGTGTTGGTAACAACGAGGGTTTCTATGGTCTGCGATGTGGGTTTTACTACCTGTTGCAGGGCCAGAGTTggttggaggggagagggagaacagaggcgAGCAGGATGGAGAATGCCCTAGGATCTTGCTGGTATAGTAGCTTGAGAGATCATAGACCTGGTTGTTTGAGCATGTTAGGATCATATCTGGGCAGCATGACTGTATAATAGCTGTGAATGTTTATATAAGGCTTCATCCCATCCCAGAGTCACATCCCTATTAGATGAGAGTCAACAAGAGTTTAACATGTTTTGAAGTAACTGGCCCTGGGGTTGCCATGACAATGGATGGAAATTGATTCGTAGCGGACTGGCTGCTGGTTTGTCGGCTTCAAACTAGGTTTCATGTCCAATCCCCCCATTCTCCAACCATCCATCTGCTGGAGTCCTGTGACAGTTTCAACTATCTAATAACTCACAGACTGTCTCACCctcaggtagcttagtggttaagagcgttgtgctagtaactgaaaggttgctggtttgaatccctgagtcaGCAAGGTTGAATAACCTGTCGTTCTGTGCTAGAGAAAGGTCATTCATCCCCATCAACTACTCTTGGGTGCTGATGACATCAATTAAGGCACTGCTCAGATCCAGAGGGTttaggttaaatgtggaagatgcATTCAGCTGACCAGGTGGTCCCCTTTATAGTAACCTAATACTTACTTTGCCATACATATTGTTGTTTGGATAGGTACCCAGAACTCGTTGGGCTTTTTGACCATGCCCAACACAGACTTCTTTCTCCAGGTCCAATTGCCCTCTTTTCAGGCTAAGCAGTCATTAAGTCTGATTGAATGAGCTGCCATCACTTACAACAGGGCTTTATGAGATGTGACTTGTGGAAGAGGGAGTGGTCGTATTGTTGCTAAGAGGCTGCAATCCAACTGGCTGCCTCTGATCTTACTGGCCCATCCTCTGACACATAGCTTCCTTTGTAGTTGATCACAGTTAATAATGGTAGTGATAGTGATGGattaataatgtgtgtgtgtgttatgttgccatgctcctgtgtgtggctgtgtgtctctCCAAAGAGAAGCCCTCCAACCCACTGATAGATGTGGCCTATAGGTCTTATGTATCCATCTGTAGGTTGTCAGAAACTCCAGGGGGGACAAAGAGGTGGAGATGTATAGCTGCTACTGTTCAGCCCTGTGGCCCCAAAGCTTCTCCTATTGGCTAGCACACTGTAATGGTGTTGCTTGTTGACTGTTTAGTACACTGGCATTTATTATGTATCCATGACTACAAGGACAATGATTCAAAAACATTTCCCCAGTATGATTTTTGCATACTGATATGCGAGTCAGCTGTTGAATAAGAGTTCATCTAATAATGCCATTTAGCTATTATAACGTGATTTTGTTTCTACTCCCCTCTGTTTGCTCTCCTACTTTTGTCTTCAGTATCTCACAATAGTTTGGACATACTGTGGTCAATGTAGATATTCAATAATTGATTAACTGTTCTTGACTTCTATTTGATGTACCTAGATAAGACAAGAAAGAGAGGCAACCTTAACTAACTTGCTCTTTTCTTGCTGTGTTATGTAATTGTACTTATTCCCATTTTGACTCAGACAAGGAGAAGACTAAAGAGGAGCAGAGGAACAGGGATGGGGTGCGAGATGCTCCTAGACGGTGCTACTGTCACACACAGAGTGGCGCAGGCCAATCAGAGTAATACCAATACATCTGGAGGGCTTAGTGGGATATTTTGGACGCCAAGCGAGACAGAGTGCCACACAAGAACACAGCTACTATCtgaccctctctctgtcccctttttctctgtcgctctcttttTCTGACCCTATTAGTCACCAACTAACAGGGATGGAGGAAAAGAGATCTCATTCCTTCACCTCCCTGCTTCTTTTCTTCCCTTTCAATCACACTCTGTCCccatctgtgtctgtgtgactgagCATGTGTGGGAGGCAGCTTTGATTTGGTAGCCAAGCTCTGTCGCACCAAATCCTATTCAAAcaaggacgagagagagaaggagagagagaaaggccagGAGACATTTGTAGCTGAGTGGACGAGCACAAACAATCCCTGGCACACAGCTTTTGAGTGTCACataaaccactctctctctctctctctctctctctctctctctctctctctctctctctctctctctctctctctctctctctctctctctctctctctcgctctctctctttctctctctgtctctcactctctctttctctgtctgtctctcactctctctttctctgtctgtctctcactctctctttctgtctgtccctctctgtcctattcagTGACCGGCCCGTCCCTTTCGCCCCTCCCTGTGTACTCTCTCTCAGGATGCGGATGTCTATCCCTATAAAAGGCATGTGTGAGCCCTAACAGGGTTTCATTCCAGCCATGGAGAGTCAGAGAGTCCTGTCGTCTTACAGGAAGCGTTTCGGGCCCCAGGGGGCCGGCAGTGTGGGTGGGGGCGTGCGGCTCAGCAGTCTCTCCTCCAGCCGCTTCTCCCTCCATGGGAGCCCCCGCCACCTGACCCACTCCAGCACCATTTCCCGTCTCTCCCTGGGGTCGGCTGGAGGGGCCCTGCTCCTGGGGACCCCTGGGAACCGGCTGGACTTCTCGGCTGACTCACTCCTCAAGGCCCAGTACCGGGAGACTCGCACCAACGAGAAGGTGGAGATGATGGGTCTGAACGACCGCTTCGCCAGCTTTATAGAGAAGGTGCGCTTCCTGGAGCAGCAGAACACGGTGCTGGTGACGGAGCTGAACCAACTGAGGGGGAAGGAGCCCAGCCGTCTGGGGGACATCTTCCAGGAGGAGCTGAGGGAGCTGCGCAGGCAGGTGGATGGACTCAGCGCTGGGAAGGCCCGGctggagatagagagggacaacatGGCTGCTGACGTGGCCACGCTCAAACAGAGGTGAGAATGAGGCAGTCTCATTTCCATCACTACAATTGGGCATTGATCAGTCTACTTTGTTTTAGTATTTTGGAGTTCCAATTGATATTGTGGAGTTCTAATTGCTTCAGCAGTCTGTCCACTTAAAAGTGGATTCGTAATTTGATTTAGTGGATTCCTAGTGTTTTGCATGTGTATTGGTCAATATGTTAGTTTTGAATTGGAATCTTTGCTATAGTCTAAAACCAACAAGTGGATAGTTGCCATAACACAATTCAGTATGACTGGATATCGTGTTACATGATACAATTGCTCAGTAGATGCTTTGGCTTGTTAGTTATTGAAAACACTGTGCTCTGAGAAAGCGTTACTCAATGTGTGTCCCTCTTTCTAAACGTGATCCTGACCAGACCCCTACAGCCATTCAATGAGTgtggaggaatggaggaaacACATTCGAGCTGATTTCCACAAAGAGACCAGGGAGCCAGGCAGATGTTCTGTTGTTGCCTGATCCCCCTTAATACTCATTCATAAAATACACGCTTCTAAGTTAGGCTTATTGGTTTATTGCTTAAGTGGCATAGTTTATAGTTATGAGGTTATAGCTTATGTTTTCACagggtgttttttgttgttgccaagGATAAAGGGAACATCTAAGTGTATTGGTTTCTGAGCCTGTGTATACTATGGATCAGagacgtgtgtgtgagtgtcactGCTCTCTGAATACAGATCTTTTCCTTGGTGCAGTATGTGGTAGATTTTCACAACACTTAGTACAGAACTCAAACCACATCATCAGAAAGGCAGTCATTTCTCAACTCAATTGAGTAAGTACAACATCAAATCATAGTCACTTTTTTACCAAACTTAATTAGTGTTTCGTCTGGAAATACATGTTTCACATTCACAATGCAGTACATGTTGGTTTAAAGTAATTTATTTTCACAATGCAATACTCACTTTACTTTTGCTATGATAGTCTTctcatttttttaaatacattttactatTAACCGACTAATCTAAATTGGTAATCACTTAAccgtttggtaaacctatagataaaaaaataaataattctactACAGTTTTAGAGAACTAAATAATGAAAAAGTATGTTTGTaaagtataaatatatatatatactataatgTACTATTATGATGATGAAGCATTTATAAGCATtttataagcatttcgctgcacaaataaaataaaataaaattgtatttgtcacttcttaaacaacaggtgtagattaacagtgaaatgcttacttatggtcCCTTCcctacaatgcagagagaaaaagagaaaaattaCACAATGGGTACCAGTACTAGTGcatctgcgataacatctgcaaatctgtgtacgcaaccaatacactttgatttgactaTTAGGATTTTACTTCACTGCAAAACATTTAGAATCTGATATTGACAAGATCAAAGATGTTCTCTGTCATACAATTGAAAACAGCAGTAACTACACATTTGGTCAAATTGAGTTAAGACTGAAATCAGGCTTTGTAGTCTCCTGGTTGAATTATCTTCCATTTTCAAAGAAAATTTAGTTTAAAatgtgaagtaactacaatatCCACGTAAGAACCAACGCAAACAGCAGTAAGTGAAGTTACTAAGTGAAGTTTGTGCAGTTTGCCTTGGTATTCTATCTGGTTCTGAGTTCAGGCCATCCCGATCataacacaccctcacacacaccatGAGACAGTCAAAACGTTTGAtaaacacatttagattgtagatACTGTACTTTTCTTTTGCATTACCCATATAGTTGTTTGTCATACAAAGGCAGAGTGCAGTATCAGCATGTTAGGGGTCATAGGTCAGGTAAGTGGTCATGGTTATAATAAGATAATATATCAGTGCATTATCACTTATCTACCTACAACATATTTGGCTGGAgagtaaaaaaaatactttaaagccaTTTTTCTCAGATTCACTGTTTGCGTAGACTGCTCTTTGCAAGGCTGAAAGGCTGATGGCAGGCTGATGTATAGAAGTGAATGGCTAATGATGTGTAAGCTCTCCATTCCGCTGAGCTCAGCCCACCTACTGCCAACTCTGCTACTGCAGCATGGAAGACAAGTGGTACTCACACAGTCCTTATCATCAGTTTATTCATGTCATTATGTATACAAGGATATTCATACATAAACACATTTAATCATATCCTGATCATGATCCCTTCACTTTTCTGGATGGAAAACATGATCATATATATTGGGTCATTGGTGGGTTCCTGACTGGGATTCATTGACTTTGTATCAATAGAGAATAGATTGAAACTATGCTTTATCTGAGGTGCATTGATCCTCTTTGCGTGACCAATGAGTGGACTTAGTGTGCACCCTAACACTGCCTCTCCTTTTATCTGTCTGTCTTCTATTTTTcctcactctccctttctctttcaatCAGACTGCAAGATGAGATGGTTCTTAGACAGGATGCAGAGGGCAACTTGAACGCCTTTAGACAGGTGAGGTCATTTCTCTCATAATTTGTATCAATTTCACTATTATTGACCATGTCCCTGTTTGCATGTGATCTTCACAGCCCGTGTTTTTATATGAGGAATATACATGTCACATTGACCATTGAAGGATTCTCTGTGTGCAGGACGTGGATGAGGCGTCTCTGAACCGTGTCCAGTTGGAGAGGAAGATAGACGCGCTGCAGGATGAGATTGCCTTCCTCAAGAAGATCCACGAGGAGGTGCGCTTCAGCTTCCCCTCGTCTCTATGGCAATCTCTAGTCCTTACTGACCAACCTTTGTTTCCATCTCTAAAGTAAATAGTGAATATTCAGAGAGTGAAAGAGGTGACCTTTAACCTGTAAGCCTGTGGTTGGTTCTCTATAGGAGCTGCGTGAGCTGCAGGAGCAGCTGATGGCCCAGCAGGTCCATGTGGATGTGGACGTGTCCAAGCCAGACCTGACTGCTGCTCTGAGGGACATCCGGGTCCAGTATGAATCCGTGGCCTCCTCGAACATTCAGGAGACGGAGGAGTGGTACCGCTCCAAGGTCATATCAGAAAGCTTGGGCTATtgcacatacatgtacacacattACTGTACGCCTGTaggcagacacacaggcagacacactacCATACAGATAAACATGCATACAGCCTGGTGTTGCACAATGCACACATTGACAACACACTATAAGATGCGGACTTTTAAACTGTCCTGTCTCTCCTTTTGTTGTTATGCACAGTTTACCGACTTGACCGACGCAGCTACTCGGAATGCAGACGCCTTGCGATTGGCCAAACAGGAGGGCAACGAGTACCGACGGCAACTCCAGGCCATGACCTGTGACGTGGAGGCGCTCCGTGGAACAGTGAGTTGTCCAATCAGAGCAGAGTGTGCTGTATCAACAATGAGACATGAGAAGACCATGAGTTCCATGACTCCCCTCTCTAACTGAACCAcctctcctctttcatctctTTCCAAACCTCTACCCCCttcctttccttctccctctcttcctcctctcctgcaGAACGAGTCTCTGGAGCAGCAGCTGCGCGAGATGGAGGACCGTTTCTCCATGGAGACGGCTTGTTACCAGGATACGGTGGGTCATCTGGAGGAGGAGATCCAGACTCTGAAGGAGGGGATGGCCAGACACCTGCAGGAGTACCAGGACCTGCTCAACGTCAAACTGGCCCTGGACATAGAGATCGCTACCTACAGGAAGctgctggagggagaggagagcaggtgaggagataacggtggagagggaggaggatggtggagggagaggagggtggagaggaaggagggtagaaggtaggaagagaggagggaggagggaggagggaaggagagagagggtgttggaGGGAataaagtgaaaaaaaataatgTGGATCTAATGAGCTGGGTCGGGAGGAGACAGCGTGATGAAGAAAGAAAAGACAATAGGTGGTGGCTGGTAGTTactgatactctctcttcctcttcctcaggATCACTGTTCCAATGCAGAGCTTCTCCAACCTGCAGTTCAGAGGTGAGTAAGGGTATCCTGACCCAGACATATTAGCATGGTCTATCATGGCATATAATAATTTACCCCAGCCATATGAATGATGTGCTGATGCATAaatctcaagttaggattcggCTCTGACTGGATTCATGGGCATCTGAAAGCTAAaggtctctctcaccctctccctgaGTATAGAGACCAGTATGGACACTAAGTTCTCTCCAGAGGCCCATGTCAAGAGGAGCATCATAGTGCGGACTGTGGAGACTAGAGACGGGGAGGTATGTAGAACATCATAGATCATTGAATGAATCCATGGGGGATTTATTCCCATATCAGATGTGTGAATGTGCTTCCTTCCTGCTTAGCTCCTCCAGAGGGCAGCATGCTACATTGTATTATTCAATACATGCAATTTCACAAGCTTTCAGATCACTTATAGACAGTCCCTCCCTACTGCTGCATCTACAACCTAACATGCCCTGTTCCCTGCTCTCTGTGTTTCAGATCATTAAGGAGTCTACGGCTGAGAGGAAGGAGATTCCTGACAGTCCTTAAAGGACACAAATGGtgctagctacagtatatgtctgtcaT
The sequence above is a segment of the Salvelinus alpinus chromosome 1, SLU_Salpinus.1, whole genome shotgun sequence genome. Coding sequences within it:
- the LOC139574754 gene encoding glial fibrillary acidic protein-like, whose amino-acid sequence is MESQRVLSSYRKRFGPQGAGSVGGGVRLSSLSSSRFSLHGSPRHLTHSSTISRLSLGSAGGALLLGTPGNRLDFSADSLLKAQYRETRTNEKVEMMGLNDRFASFIEKVRFLEQQNTVLVTELNQLRGKEPSRLGDIFQEELRELRRQVDGLSAGKARLEIERDNMAADVATLKQRLQDEMVLRQDAEGNLNAFRQDVDEASLNRVQLERKIDALQDEIAFLKKIHEEELRELQEQLMAQQVHVDVDVSKPDLTAALRDIRVQYESVASSNIQETEEWYRSKFTDLTDAATRNADALRLAKQEGNEYRRQLQAMTCDVEALRGTNESLEQQLREMEDRFSMETACYQDTVGHLEEEIQTLKEGMARHLQEYQDLLNVKLALDIEIATYRKLLEGEESRITVPMQSFSNLQFRETSMDTKFSPEAHVKRSIIVRTVETRDGEIIKESTAERKEIPDSP